DNA sequence from the Butyricimonas faecalis genome:
TTTTAAAAAAACGGGGCAGAAAAGCCGCTTTCGCTTCGTCCCGGTATGTATTTATTTCATTTATAATTTCTTTCGTTGAATTTTTCATCTTACCCTCGGTTCTTTAGTTCCCGGTGTAAAGGTAATTATTGTTAGTAAAAAAGTAGGCGTTGTTATTAAAAAATTGAACAAAAATGGGGGACGTATTCTTTTTAATTGTATTTTTACCACATAATCGAAAAACGTGAATTTATGTCAAAAATTATAGCTATCGCGAACCAAAAAGGAGGTGTTGGAAAGACAACGACGTCTGTGAACTTGGCGGCTAGTTTGGCTGTACTGGAACAAAAGGTGTTGTTGGTTGATGCTGATCCTCAAGGAAACGCGACAACAGGTGTAGGATATGATTTAAAGGAATTGAAGGCGACTATTTACGAATGTCTGGTGGATGGATTGGAGCCGAAAGAGGCGATTCTGTCAACGGATATCGAGAAATTGTTTTTGTTGCCTTCCAATATAGATTTGGTAGGAGCCGAGTTGGAGATGTTGAATTTCGAGGAGAAGGAGAGTGTCATGGCAAAGGTGTTGTCAAAGGTGAAAGACGACTACGATTATATATTAATCGATTGTTCGCCTTCACTGGGTTTGTTGACCGTGAATTCATTGGCCGCGGCCAATTCGGTGATGATTCCCGTGCAATGCCAGTATTTTGCATTGGAGGGATTGGGTAAATTGTTAAATACGATCAAGATTATCCAGAAACGGCTGAACACGTCTCTGGAAATTGAGGGGTTCGTGCTGACCATGTATGATGGGCGTGTTCGTCTGTCGAACCAAGTGGTTGCCGAGGTCCGGAAGCATTTCGAGGATATGGTTTTCGACACGTTGATTCAACAGAACGTGAAGCTGGCAGAGGCCCCGAGTTATGGGCAACCGGTTGTTCTTTATGATGCAGAGTGTCGCGGTTCCGTGAATTATTTGAGTTTGGCAAACGAATTATTGGAGAAAAATAAGAAATAGTTTAGCATTTAGAGTTTAGAATTTAGAGTAGGAAAGAGGGGGTGTTTGTGCGGCTGAAATCTAAAATCTAAAATCATTAAATCTAAAATTAATAAGAGATGGCGAAAAAGAGTGCATTGGGTAAAGGTTTGGGTGCGTTGTTGTCGGATGCGGCAGAGGAGGCAAAGCCAAGAGGGACGGCCTCGTCGGCGTTACAGGAGGAATTGAAATTAAGTGATATCCGCCCGAATCCGAGCCAACCGAGAACCGTTTTTGATGAAGAAGCCTTGCACGAACTGGCAGCTTCAATCAAGGCGATCGGTATCGTGCAACCCATTACCGTGAGGGAAGTGGAAGACGGGAAGTATGAGATTGTTGCCGGGGAACGTCGCTACCGGGCATCTAAGTTAGCAGGATTGGAAACTATTCCCGCTTATATTCGTAAAGTGGAAGAGGAGTCCGTGCTTGAATTGGCATTGATTGAAAATATCCAGCGGGAGGATTTGAACGCTATCGAGATTGCGATTTCGTACGAGCGTTTGATCGACGAGTGTAACTTGACGCAGGACGCGTTGAGTGAACGAGTCGGTAAGAAACGAACGACGATTTCTAATTATTTGCGTTTGTTGAAATTGCCCGCTCCGATACAGTTAGCGATCAAGGAACGGAAAATCAGTATGGGACACGCCCGTGCTATTATTAATATAGAAGATCCGGAAACCCAATACATGGTTTTCGAGCAGATCATGAAATACGATTTCTCCGTGCGGAAGGTCGAGGAAATCGTTCGTGAGTTGATGAAGCCCGAAGAGGAAAAAGAGAAGAAGGCCGAGAGGAAACGTCAGCCTATTGAGGATTACATGGAGTTACAGACTCATTTGGCTCGTTATTTTGGCACAAAGGTCGACTTGAAACGAAACGAGAAGGGACGGGGAAAGATCGTGATTTCTTTTAAATCGGATAGTGATCTGGAACGAATTGTTGAATTATTGGATAAAGTGGATAAGAAATAGACTTTGTAGTGAGAAATATTTTAGTGAAAATAGTTTTGATTATCCCGGTTTTGCTTGTTTGTACGGGAGTGACGGCATCGGAATATCGTTCGGACTTTCCTGTATTTTTGCAAGACACGATCATTCATTCGGATTCTTTGACATTCACGGGGAAAGAGGAAGTGTTGAAAAGGAGAGCTAGAAAAAGAGATAACGAAAAACCTCATTCTCCCCATCGGGCCACGATCATGGCGATGATTTTACCGGGTTCCGGGCAGATTTATAACCGGCAATGGTGGAAGTTGCCGATTTTGTACGGGGGTATCGGGGCTACCGTGTACGGGTTGTCGTGGAATATGAAGTATTACAAGAAATACCGTACGGCATTCGTGGACTACACGGCTTATCTGAACGCTTTGGAGGCTGATCCGGAAACGCCTTACCCGGCCCATTCGAGCTGGGACAATTTGATGTTGCCGGGTAAAACGGCAGAGAATTACAACGCGTCCATGCGAAAGCGTTTACAGGAACAGTTGAAAACGAAGAAAGATAATTATAAACGGAATCGGGATTTGTTGTATATCGTATCCGGTGCTATATATGCGATACAAATCATTGATGCTACGGTATTTGCACATTTTTATGATTTTGAGATCAACGACGATTTGTCTATGAATCTTCGTCCCTCAACCGGATTCTCGCCCGTCAGTGGGGGAACCGTAGGTTTAACATTAACTTTTAATTTTTAAAGGAGTGAACATGCGTTTTGTGTTTTTGTGGCTTTGTGTGATTTTATTTTCAGATGTAGTATATGGAGAGAGCGATCGGGATTCGTTGAAAGTGCGATTGGGTGCTCCCCGCTTGAATACCGGGGCTCCGGTGTTGTTGACGGATTCTATTCCGGGGGCTTTCATCGAGCGATTGGATGAGTTGTATAGTAAATGGTATGTTAACAGGCTGGGAGAAGGGGATTATGTGGATTCGGTTTATTTGACAGAGATGGTGACAGGGCCCTCCGTGCCTGATTCTGTTTATTTGCAGCGTTTGGATAGATTGAATTCTGCGATAAAGCTTTCCTATAACGATATTGTGCGAAACTATATTGAATTATATACCGTGAGACGTCGTGCTCAAGTGGGGACGATGTTGGGCTTGAGTTCTTATTATTTCCCTATTTTTGAAGAGATTCTGGATCGGGAGGGATTACCGCAGGAGTTGAAGTTTTTGCCCGTGATCGAGAGCGCTTTGAACCCGCGGGCGTTTTCCCGTGCGGGGGCTTGCGGATTGTGGCAATTTATGTACGGGACAGGAAAGATGTACAAATTGGAAATCAATTCTTTCATTGACGAACGTCGTGATCCGGTGAGATCCACGGAGGCTGCCGTGTGTTTTTTGAAGGACCTGTATAGTATTTACGAAGATTGGATTCTGGTGATCGCTGCCTATAATTGCGGACCGGGTAACGTGAACAAGGCCATACGGCGGTCGGGAAGTAAAAAGAATTATTGGGATATTTATTTCCATTTGCCGAAAGAGACCCGCGGTTATGTACCGGCTTTTATCGCTGCCATGTACACGTTTAATTATCACAAAGAGCATAATATTTTCCCGTTGGAGAATGAATTACCCACAATGTGCGACACGATCATGATTTCCGATGCCTTGCATTTCGAGCAGGTGTCTAAGTTGGTGGATATATCCGTGGAACAAATCCGGGATTTGAATCCGCAGTATCGTTCGGATATCGTACCTGCCGGTTTTGGAAAGAGTTATGCCTTGCGGGTTCCTTATAATTATGTAGGAGAGTTTATCGATAAACAAGATACGATTTTTGCTTATAACCGGAAGACGTATTTTAATGATAGTGACCGTACGGCCGATCCGAAAAGCCGTTTTAAGAAATACGCCCATGCCCACGCTGTTCCCAGCAATAAAGCCAAATTGGTTTACACGGTGAAGAGCGGGGATGTGATCGGGAAGATTGCCGAGAGGTTTAACGTGCGTTTGTCCGATTTGAAATACTGGAACGGGATGACGAGAGATCGTATTAATATCGGGCAGAAACTTACGGTTTACGTGCCTCATAACAAGGTGGATTACTACAAGTCGAAAGTGAATGCCAAATATGCGGGGGTGGCCGCAAATGCGGAGGTGGAGGCAGAACCTTTGGCTGAAGGAGAGTTTTTTTACTACACGATTAAACGGGGTGAAAATTTGTGGTCGATTGCCAAGAAATACCCGGGCGTGTCTAACCGGGATATCATGAAGTGGAATGGTTTGACAGATCGATCGGCAAGTAATTTGAAACCGGGGCAAAAGTTAAAGATTAAGATTTAATAATAGGAAGTGAGATTTTATCTCACTTTTCTTTTATATTTGTGTTGGTATAACCCAATATCGATGATTCATGCTCGATAATTTGCATATAGAACGAGTGGCTAAAGGAGATCGTGTAGCTTTTAAGGAGTTACACGAGGAGTTGTATCAACGAATGTTTTACTACGTGTACAAGATGCTACATGATAAAGAGCAGACGGAAGATGTTATTCAGGAAGCTTTTGTTCTATATTGGAAGAATCGTGTGAATTTTAATAATTTGTTGGCAGTGAAGACCTACCTGTTTACAGTTGTCAGAAATAAGGTTATGGTTCAACTCCGGGACGAGGCTATTCATAAGCGTATTTTAGAGGCAATGGAATGGGATGAGTATGAAGTGGAGGACCATTTGTTGGTCTCTGCGGAAATTTGTGGGGAGGTGCAACAGGCCGTGAAAGGATTGCCTGCCCAAACTCGTCGAGTTATCGAGTTAAGCATGGAGGATATGACCGTGGAAAAGATCGCTGTTGCCATGCAAATTTCTCCCAACACGGTTAAGACGTTGAAAAAAGCGGGATATCAAGTTCTGAGAGAGAAATTGAAACACTTGCGGGTTTTATTGCCATTTTTATTTGTCGGATAATTTTTTTGCAAAAAATCGTTTTTTTATTCACCCGTTTTCTAGACTTGTGAAATTATAGGATGTAGTTTAGAAAATAGTGTGTTATGGATCATATAGAAAAAGAGATAAAGGTTGCTGACGTTATTACCCGGAAATTACTTGTCGGAGAAGAAATTTCGGAGCAGGAGGAAGCGGCGCTACGGGGATGGCTGGAAGAGTCTGAAAGACATCGGGCGTGGTTTCGGGAATACCGGGAGAAATTGCCGTTGGGTGAGTTTGAGGAGGTCGTGCAGATTTCAGATGTAAAGGAGCAATGGCAAAAATTAGATCAATTGACGAAAGAACGGAAGCATATCGGGTGGAGGAAATGGAGTGCTTATGCCGCGGG
Encoded proteins:
- a CDS encoding lytic transglycosylase domain-containing protein, coding for MRFVFLWLCVILFSDVVYGESDRDSLKVRLGAPRLNTGAPVLLTDSIPGAFIERLDELYSKWYVNRLGEGDYVDSVYLTEMVTGPSVPDSVYLQRLDRLNSAIKLSYNDIVRNYIELYTVRRRAQVGTMLGLSSYYFPIFEEILDREGLPQELKFLPVIESALNPRAFSRAGACGLWQFMYGTGKMYKLEINSFIDERRDPVRSTEAAVCFLKDLYSIYEDWILVIAAYNCGPGNVNKAIRRSGSKKNYWDIYFHLPKETRGYVPAFIAAMYTFNYHKEHNIFPLENELPTMCDTIMISDALHFEQVSKLVDISVEQIRDLNPQYRSDIVPAGFGKSYALRVPYNYVGEFIDKQDTIFAYNRKTYFNDSDRTADPKSRFKKYAHAHAVPSNKAKLVYTVKSGDVIGKIAERFNVRLSDLKYWNGMTRDRINIGQKLTVYVPHNKVDYYKSKVNAKYAGVAANAEVEAEPLAEGEFFYYTIKRGENLWSIAKKYPGVSNRDIMKWNGLTDRSASNLKPGQKLKIKI
- a CDS encoding ParA family protein is translated as MSKIIAIANQKGGVGKTTTSVNLAASLAVLEQKVLLVDADPQGNATTGVGYDLKELKATIYECLVDGLEPKEAILSTDIEKLFLLPSNIDLVGAELEMLNFEEKESVMAKVLSKVKDDYDYILIDCSPSLGLLTVNSLAAANSVMIPVQCQYFALEGLGKLLNTIKIIQKRLNTSLEIEGFVLTMYDGRVRLSNQVVAEVRKHFEDMVFDTLIQQNVKLAEAPSYGQPVVLYDAECRGSVNYLSLANELLEKNKK
- a CDS encoding DUF5683 domain-containing protein → MRNILVKIVLIIPVLLVCTGVTASEYRSDFPVFLQDTIIHSDSLTFTGKEEVLKRRARKRDNEKPHSPHRATIMAMILPGSGQIYNRQWWKLPILYGGIGATVYGLSWNMKYYKKYRTAFVDYTAYLNALEADPETPYPAHSSWDNLMLPGKTAENYNASMRKRLQEQLKTKKDNYKRNRDLLYIVSGAIYAIQIIDATVFAHFYDFEINDDLSMNLRPSTGFSPVSGGTVGLTLTFNF
- a CDS encoding RNA polymerase sigma factor: MLDNLHIERVAKGDRVAFKELHEELYQRMFYYVYKMLHDKEQTEDVIQEAFVLYWKNRVNFNNLLAVKTYLFTVVRNKVMVQLRDEAIHKRILEAMEWDEYEVEDHLLVSAEICGEVQQAVKGLPAQTRRVIELSMEDMTVEKIAVAMQISPNTVKTLKKAGYQVLREKLKHLRVLLPFLFVG
- a CDS encoding ParB/RepB/Spo0J family partition protein; translated protein: MAKKSALGKGLGALLSDAAEEAKPRGTASSALQEELKLSDIRPNPSQPRTVFDEEALHELAASIKAIGIVQPITVREVEDGKYEIVAGERRYRASKLAGLETIPAYIRKVEEESVLELALIENIQREDLNAIEIAISYERLIDECNLTQDALSERVGKKRTTISNYLRLLKLPAPIQLAIKERKISMGHARAIINIEDPETQYMVFEQIMKYDFSVRKVEEIVRELMKPEEEKEKKAERKRQPIEDYMELQTHLARYFGTKVDLKRNEKGRGKIVISFKSDSDLERIVELLDKVDKK